One window of Acidobacteriota bacterium genomic DNA carries:
- a CDS encoding ornithine cyclodeaminase family protein: MAIFLRESDINGLASMDTAIDAVERAFRLQGEEKAHIAPRRRCRMEKGMLHLMSASLPPLGYAGLKSYTSVSGANRFVVLLYEGDGRLAAVMEADRLGQLRTGAASAVATRFMAREDASRLGVFGAGGQARAQIEAICAVRPITEVTVYSRTADRLKEFCRETAEATGIGVVPAGSPEAAVRGQDIVVTATTSAEPVFKGEWLAAGTHINAVGSNFLTRREIDGETVRRSACVIVDSLEQARMECGDLALAAREEAFYWEDARELGLVVVGEFPGREDAAEITLFESQGVALEDVALAAEIYKRALEAGTGEKLPF, encoded by the coding sequence ATGGCGATTTTTCTGAGGGAATCGGACATCAACGGGCTGGCATCGATGGACACGGCCATCGATGCGGTCGAGCGCGCATTCAGGCTTCAGGGGGAGGAAAAGGCCCACATCGCCCCCCGCCGCCGCTGCCGCATGGAGAAGGGGATGCTCCACCTGATGAGCGCCTCCCTCCCCCCGCTGGGCTACGCCGGCCTGAAGAGCTACACCAGCGTCTCCGGGGCCAACCGGTTCGTGGTGCTGCTCTACGAAGGGGACGGCCGACTGGCCGCCGTGATGGAGGCCGACCGGCTGGGACAGTTGCGGACCGGGGCCGCCTCGGCGGTGGCCACCCGCTTCATGGCGCGGGAGGACGCCTCCAGGCTGGGAGTTTTCGGGGCCGGGGGGCAGGCCCGGGCCCAGATCGAGGCGATCTGCGCCGTCCGTCCCATCACCGAGGTCACGGTCTATTCCCGGACAGCGGACAGGCTGAAGGAGTTCTGCCGGGAGACGGCGGAGGCCACGGGGATCGGGGTCGTCCCGGCCGGAAGCCCGGAGGCCGCGGTGCGGGGGCAGGACATCGTGGTCACGGCCACCACCTCCGCCGAACCGGTTTTCAAGGGGGAATGGCTGGCCGCGGGGACCCACATCAACGCCGTGGGATCGAATTTCCTGACGCGGCGCGAGATCGACGGGGAGACGGTCCGCCGGAGCGCGTGCGTGATCGTGGACTCCCTCGAACAGGCCAGGATGGAGTGCGGGGATCTGGCCCTTGCCGCCCGGGAGGAGGCGTTCTACTGGGAGGACGCGCGCGAACTGGGCCTGGTGGTCGTGGGGGAATTCCCGGGCCGGGAGGACGCGGCCGAAATCACCCTGTTCGAATCGCAGGGGGTCGCCCTGGAGGATGTCGCGCTGGCGGCCGAAATCTACAAGCGTGCGCTCGAGGCGGGAACCGGCGAGAAGCTCCCTTTCTAG